The Panacibacter microcysteis DNA window GAAGGGGAGACGGATATTTTTTGAAGATTTCATCTTTATAAACAGGTGTTACATAAGATCCAGTTTTTCCATTAACTTTTTTCTAAAAGACTCTGCTACCGGTATATTATTCCTACCAATATGTATAACGTTTTCGTCTATACTTTCAATCTTGTTCATTGCTACCAGGTAACTTCTGTGAACTTTCAGGAAATAGTGCCCGTATTTTTCTTCCATAGCCCGCAGAGAATTATTGGCGGTATACCATTTATCTGCGCAGTGAATCTTAATATAATCACCCATTGCCTCGATAAACAGTATATCATTCAATATAATTTTCTTCAACACACTTTTTTCTTTAATAAAAAGAAAAGCCTGTTCATGCTGCTTAGGCGGTTCCTGCTTTTCTTTATTGATCCATGCTGTTGCTTTTTCTATAGCCTGTAACAAACGGGCCAGCGTTACAGGTTTTACTATATAATCTACCACGTTGAGCTCGTAAGCATCTACCGCATAAGCAGGGTTAGCAGTTAATAACACTACTACAGGTTTTACGGGCAAAGCCTTTATAAGTTCAATCGCAGTCATTCCCGGCATTTCCACATCCAGAAAAGCAATATCTACATGGCTATTTTGCAGGTATTCA harbors:
- a CDS encoding LytR/AlgR family response regulator transcription factor: MNCLIADDNELALIMLNSLIGQAKNLTVVSKCRSSIEVYEYLQNSHVDIAFLDVEMPGMTAIELIKALPVKPVVVLLTANPAYAVDAYELNVVDYIVKPVTLARLLQAIEKATAWINKEKQEPPKQHEQAFLFIKEKSVLKKIILNDILFIEAMGDYIKIHCADKWYTANNSLRAMEEKYGHYFLKVHRSYLVAMNKIESIDENVIHIGRNNIPVAESFRKKLMEKLDLM